Genomic segment of Citrus sinensis cultivar Valencia sweet orange chromosome 7, DVS_A1.0, whole genome shotgun sequence:
tgaaaaaatcaaaataggaCCACAAAGCAAAGACCTGCTGTTTTGGAGGATCAACGCCAAAGGCAACACCCATTGCCAACTGGGAACTTGATTCCTGATTCCAACACCAACACAAATGGAATAAGCTTTTCAATAAGATAATACCTACTGGTGCTCCACCAAGTGATATCTCAAGAGAGACAAAAAAATGATTACCGGGTGATACTGAAGTAGATTGTTTATAACTGTCAAACGAATTGCCTCAAGCACCTCAGGATCATCAACTTTCCTACCAGTATCACTGCGCACAAGCATCATGACCAAATTAATCAAAACCACAGTGGGAATCTATTGCAAGAACTTCTCCAAAAAACACCGATGGCTCTTTGGATCATTGATTTTAGTTCTAGTATGTCTAAAATTTTAACGATTTCAACATTAGTTATAAACGTCTATTAGCAACAGACTGATCATAATTGTGTATGGAGCATCTAAAGAAGGTATTTACTATGCTCATCAAATATAGACCAGAAGATGTTGACAACAATTAAAGGATATTAGTAAATGAAACTGCAAGCAGATAATATAAATCAGCTCTGTACTGCAAGGGCATGAAAAGCAAAATGCATATGCATCACAAAACATACGctttggtaatggcaaactTGTTGTGCTTCCCAGAAGAATCCAAAAAAACATTTGCCTTGACAACATTCAGCCCAAGGTTCTTAAGTGCGTTCATCTGCAGTTCATTTACTAACTCTCAAAGAGGTACACATCTTtgcaaaacaataaatattgaCAATGCAGAACCAGAACTTAATCTGGAAGATCAAAGATTCACTATATATAGCGCAAATGCAAAGGATagacaaaaatgaaatcagCAAGTAACCGGCCTCATACAGTATCAAGAAGAGCTCCAAGGCGATCGCCAAAGGTTATCTCCACTACGGTTGCATCCGGGTCAGAATCTAGGTCTATTATGACTTTGGGAGTCGGAATTGTATCAGTGTCACCATTACTTCCATCCTGTTTACAATTCCATAACCACGTCCAACAACCAAAAAGAGAACGGAAACATTAACTGCTTAAATTGTACAAACACTAATCAATAGAGAAAAATCAATCCATACCTCCACAGCTGTAGCTGAGGAGGCTCGAGGAATTAATCTAGTTGCTGAAGATGAGAATCTGAAAAAAGTACAAGAGGAAATAAAcatccaaaaataaaacaaatattgaCATAATTATGTGACTACGAGAGAAACATGGTTAGTCTATACAAACATTTTTAGCACGAAAACAGGAAAATAAGCAAAGATTACAGCCTTTATCACAGTTAAGTACTTGTCGAAGATATGCTGCACTATCAAACACAGGAATCAAATATTAGTTACTACTTTGAAGCCAATTTGAAACAGCATATCCAGATTAAGTACATTCTAACAAGCATATCCCagcagaaaattaaaacttacgTACGATGCCTAGTAAATTGCTAATGGATCAATTACATAGCTGCAACAACGACACTgaattcaaaagaaatcttTCAATTAAGCACACCTGGCTAACATGTGTATAACAACTAAGCATCCTCTTAAATAGGTAAAGTCAAAACTTTGACCACACTAATTCGACAgcatatatcaaataattaacagATCACATTAACAAAACAAGAGTTGCTGAATTCAAAATTAAGAGGAAATATTTATGTATACATACCTTCTCCTGGCAGGACAGCAAAGTGGTTTGTTACCAAAACGGGGAGAGCCTGTAACAAATGCAGCATTAgctttaaattcattattacaACAGATCTGAACAGCTAAATGCACAGAAGCAGAACCCATAGCCacagccattttttttttttttgaaaaaaaaaaactctaataaGAAAAGAGACAGACAAAGATAGTGACTACTAAAGAGAATAAGCAAAGTGAAAAGAACCCAAATCAGAGAGTAAAGAGTGTCTCAAGAAATGGGCGGAGtgaaaattgaagagaaagaagaaagtaGAGATGGGTTTAAGAGTTCTTGTAATATCCGCCATTAAGATGGATAAAAAGAGCAAACTTTTGTATACACAGTTTTTGTCTCTCTCGCTTTCACTCATTCGAATCCAATCGTTTCTGCATTTATCTCCAACGTCCATTCGtcatctcatcatcatcatcttactgattattattattattatgattttactttttattgggaaattaaaattactctGTTTTGGTGGGCGGAGACGTGGGAGTACAACAGCGACGCGTTTGGTTGGGCATATTGATCCCCCTTGAGTTTTAGTAAATTATCAAAAGTGGAGCATAGTTTATATTTCCTTCCATACAAGTACTGACTACTGAGTTTTGTCGAGAACATTAAGAATCAATCAATAAATCAGTAATTTGAGGGAATAAGTTCAAAATTGTAACGGAGTTTGTTGTAGGGGAATCAATTAATTTGTGTATTTAACTCAGAATTGAGTTTTAAGAGCTGATATTGGTTTAATTTCTCACTGTTTGGAGTATAAATTGGACGTTGTCTTACATAACTTAATTGATTCTCTAAAATTGATTTCTAATTGTAAGATTCATTGGGTTTATGAAGGATTTAGACTAAAGAAGATGTAACTAACTAGGACTTAAGTATGTTTACTGGTTAcatgtttattaataaaattattaaaaagtaaataatattttaggaCAAAACATtctaaaataaacttttagaGATAGAAGAAGATAATGAGTATTATAGTTCCTTTGTTGGGTGAGGATTGATTCTTCAACAAATAGTATAACTCTTATAGTTTTTGAATGTCGAAGTTTTATCTTGTAGAGATATTGAGTGTTTTCAGAGGCTAAAGACATAATTtacataaaatgaatattttgcaCAGTAAATCCGTGTAATACTTAAACAACTCTAGTATAATGATTCGTTACACAAAGATCTAAGTTTTTAAAGTtactaaaagatttttttggTACTTTTTATAAGCTCACGTAATGGATCATGTAAGAATAAGAACATAGATCATGGatactaaaatataaattttattttgatataatatCTCTTGTTTTCTTAAGAGAGAGAATTCGATTTAAGATATGATCCTTATGATAAAACTTAGCTTTCAAGCAACTTGAGTCTTCATAAACGACAGGAATCTGAAAAAGGgtcaataataaaagatgaCAAATTATAGATCACAACTAATGATCTTGAAGAAGATAAGGGACCTAGAAGTTACTATACTATTCTACATCTAACTACCGCAGGTTCTTGCTTAGCTAGCTGGTTTCAGACGCGACGGTTCCACCAATCTTATCACGGGATCAGATCAAATTGGAATGGACTTGAAGCAAGTACTATTACTTCTTCtaatttattcctttttttgaaaaaaaaaacacatttcgtctatttattattgaaataaattttcaaatttatgataaatgtaaaaataaaaatacaaaaatacccTCTAACAAGTTTTGAGggcattaaattttttaattttggaaaatacaCAAATGGCCTCTAAGCAGTTTTGAGGGCATTAAcgtttcttaattttatcaatcatttaaggattttgtctttttactaataaa
This window contains:
- the LOC102622950 gene encoding ACT domain-containing protein DS12, chloroplastic yields the protein MAVAMGSASVHLAVQICCNNEFKANAAFVTGSPRFGNKPLCCPARRRFSSSATRLIPRASSATAVEDGSNGDTDTIPTPKVIIDLDSDPDATVVEITFGDRLGALLDTMNALKNLGLNVVKANVFLDSSGKHNKFAITKADTGRKVDDPEVLEAIRLTVINNLLQYHPESSSQLAMGVAFGVDPPKQQVDVDIATHISVFDDGPDRSLLLVETADRPGLLVDLVKIITDINVNVESGEFDTEGLLAKAKFHVSYKGKAIIKPLQQVLANSLRYFLRRPTTEEASF